A portion of the Algisphaera agarilytica genome contains these proteins:
- the rpsL gene encoding 30S ribosomal protein S12 yields MPTINQLVRKPRRTPKFKSKVKDLDQCPQRRGVCLQVKTVTPKKPNSALRKVARVRLSNGNEVTAYIGGEGHNLQEHSIVLVRGGRVRDLPGVRYHVVRGALDTLGVDGRKRGRSKYGVKKPKG; encoded by the coding sequence ATGCCCACTATTAACCAACTCGTCCGTAAACCCCGCCGTACGCCCAAGTTCAAGTCGAAGGTCAAGGACCTCGATCAGTGCCCCCAGCGTCGCGGCGTCTGCCTCCAGGTCAAGACCGTGACCCCCAAGAAGCCTAACTCGGCTCTCCGGAAGGTCGCCCGTGTCCGCCTGTCGAACGGCAACGAAGTCACCGCCTACATCGGCGGCGAAGGCCACAACCTCCAGGAGCACAGCATCGTGCTGGTCCGCGGCGGCCGTGTCCGCGACCTCCCCGGTGTGCGTTACCACGTCGTCCGTGGTGCCCTCGACACCCTCGGCGTCGACGGCCGTAAGCGTGGCCGCTCGAAGTACGGCGTCAAGAAGCCCAAGGGCTAA